In Triticum aestivum cultivar Chinese Spring unplaced genomic scaffold, IWGSC CS RefSeq v2.1 scaffold12142, whole genome shotgun sequence, the following proteins share a genomic window:
- the LOC123172301 gene encoding uncharacterized protein — MTIIDFIDVIDDIIDLSSDGENVEQDEIPAQPPATMLDRQEVFVEAGDGRQEADESGNTIQATTWSMFREKGPLDTTANQNCASMTVSLPSPASAAWEAHPSSQPDHTEEGSSTRSRNTIIDTTATPSSVAEKGPLDATATQNFPLTSVTFPSATFTTPKGLTHEGDNGRLLRMYGRRPRKKKNYHTETPRRSPRFEDKLGVDRKLL; from the exons ATGACAATAATAGACTTCATAGACGTGATTGATGATATCATTGACTTGAGCAGCGATGGGGAGAATGTTGAACAGGATGAAATCCCAGCTCAGCCCCCGGCGACGATGCTTGATAGGCAGGAGGTGTTTGTCGAAGCTGGTGATGGAAGGCAAGAGGCTGACGAGTCCGGAAATACTATCCAAGCTACCACATGGTCCATGTTTAGGGAGAAAGGGCCTCTTGATACAACTGCAAACCAGAATTGCGCTTCAATGACAGTATCACTCCCAA GCCCTGCTTCAGCGGCTTGGGAGGCTCATCCCTCATCACAGCCGGACCACACTGAAGAAGGGTCCTCTACTCGGTCCAGAAATACTATAATAGATACCACTGCAACACCGTCCTCGGTTGCAGAAAAAGGGCCTCTTGATGCCACTGCAACACAGAATTTTCCTCTAACATCAGTGACATTCCCAA GTGCCACTTTCACGACTCCAAAGGGTCTGACACATGAAGGAGATAATGGAAGGCTGCTGAGGATGTATGGGAGACGTcctaggaagaagaagaactaccaTACCGAAACCCCTAGGAGAAGTCCTAGGTTCGAAGATAAGCTGGGAGTCGATCGGAAGCTGTTGTAA